CGCGGTCTGTTCAGTCTCTTACAGATGTTCTGAGAAGCATTCCGGGATGATCGGTGTAGAGTCGTTCAACTCCCATGCCGAGCAGCTTGACCACCAATGCCCGGTCATTAACCGTCCATGCTCCAGTTTCTATCCCTGCAGCTTGGATCTTCCGGACTTTTTCAGGTGTGACGCCGCTGTGGTGAAGCACTAGAGACTCGAATCCATATTGTTTGGCTATCCGTATATCTTCGTCGATATCTGTATCGGCCCCCCGGTCCCAGAATACGGGGATGTCAATTGCCAGCCTCTTCACCTCTTTCATGTAGTTCAGATTTCCGTCATTGAAGCCCACCCATCGTTCGGCATTCATTGCTTTGACGAGAGCGATAGCGTCAGAAACGCAGTCCATCTTGGGCTGGATGGAAACCCGAGTGCGTTCCTGCTTCATGACCAGCCGCAATACATCTTCCAGCAGCGGAATCTTTTGAACGGGGCATTCCTCGAACGATTTGCCGGTACGACGGCGGAAGTCGGTGCCAACATCGACGCCAAGTAATTCGGCATAAGTGGAAGCGGCGACGTCGAGGTTCCTGTCGCCCACACGCACGGTCGTGTTGTCATGTATGACGACCAGTTTGCGATCGACCGTGCGAAAAATGTCCAGTTCGATCCAGTCGGCTCCGACTTCGACACCACTTTCGAAGGCCGGCAGGGTATTCTCGGGGAATTCACCCGAATTACCTCGGTGCGCCGTTACGCCGTTCTTAAGAAACGACTTATCTGGCTCTATCGCTACTGACGATGAGACGGCACAAAACGCAACGGTTAGCCACAGCAAGGATTTCACTAAGCAGCCCGGTAAGAAGGTGTCGTTCATCATCTGTTTTCACTTTCCTGCAAGTACAACCTTTGTACCTTTGGCTGCTGCCCTTTCCAGCTTTTACTCCCAAACAACTTGCCATCTTTTTCGAAGTAGGCCCGCAGGCTCAGCAGATCGATATTCTTCCACGACGACAGCTTCTGGCCGGTTGTCGCGGTGAAAGCATCCGGCAGAAGGGAGAGAGTTTCCGGCTTGCCGCCTCGGAGTCTTATGACTGCCACGAACTCCTGTGAGTTACCTCGATACGAGCGGAAGAAGTTCTCCGTCAGGACAATGACCAGCTCGTTTTCGTACTCTGCCTGCGCTTCAAGAACAAGCTTTTGATTGGACTGACCCTGCCACCTGGGATCGCTGAGCTTGCGTGTCGAGTATTCCCAGTGATGCCTATTGTTCGCGGAGAGCTTGTACCAGTCCTGCCAACCATGTGAGAAGTCGTCAATCAGGGAACTTCTGGTGTCCGTGGCTTTCGTTTCAGCCCGGCGCAGATCGTCTGGAGTCGCCGTATGCAGCATTGAGCTGATCGCCAATCTGTCGGTCGGCTCTGATTGAGGAGCAGCCGGACTCACCGGAATCCTGTAGTAGATATTCGCATAGGCAAAAAGTGGTTGTTTGACGCTCAGGATGGGCAACTTTGCGGTCCATACGCTTTCGTCATTCGTCGCTTCAGCCGTTCGCCAGAACCGTGCCTGCGGATCAGGATCAAGGGAATACAAGAGTTGAACTCGGTCAATCGGCAGGGAGGTGTCGGGTGAGATCCGGAGGACTGGAATACCATCATCGGTCGTCAGCATCAGATTCGATTCCGGCGTCTTCGGAAACTTGAAAGTCTCTTTGAGGAACTGATCGATCCAGAGCGGCCTCGCCACTGCGAACTCTGGTGTGAACCGATGATTCATGTGCGGTGTGAAGGCGTAGCGGACATTCTCGTGCGGAATGAGCTCCCCCGTGCGATACGTGTCGTCCATGATGCCATGGAAGTCGTTCGTCGCCCCCAGCCAGAGCAGCGGAGCCCTGATCAGCGATGCATACGATTCGAAGCCGATGGTTGCATTGTACAGGCCCACATCTCCGTTGGGCGTTTGCTTTCGCTGTTTGGGCAGAAGTGGCCACGGCTGAGTGCGAAAGCCTGATCCGCCGACGGACGGGACCGCGGCTTTTACGCGATCATCTGTTCCAGCGACATAGATGGTCAGATTGCCGCCCATCGAATGGCCGTAAACCCCAAGCTTGTCGGGATCAACTTCGGTTTGCTGCTCCAGGAACGTCAGTCCTCGTCTGGCGCCCAGCGTCAGCAGGTACCAGTTGTTGTTGCGAGGAGAATCGACCGGATCAAGATAGTTCTTACCGGTTTTCAGGTTGAAATAGCCGGGGACGTTCTGCTGGGTCGGATCAACGGCCCCCCAGTCTGTGTTCGGGTCGCCTTCCTTCGCCTCTTCCATCTCTCGACCGCCCCAGTTGATCGACAGGCAGGCGTAACCACGCTTCGCATAGAACTCAACTTCGTGCAGAAAAGCTCGCTGACCACCGCCATGCAGGTGTAACAACCCCGGCCGCTTCTCTGCGCCTT
This genomic interval from Planctomycetaceae bacterium contains the following:
- a CDS encoding glycerophosphodiester phosphodiesterase family protein — translated: MMNDTFLPGCLVKSLLWLTVAFCAVSSSVAIEPDKSFLKNGVTAHRGNSGEFPENTLPAFESGVEVGADWIELDIFRTVDRKLVVIHDNTTVRVGDRNLDVAASTYAELLGVDVGTDFRRRTGKSFEECPVQKIPLLEDVLRLVMKQERTRVSIQPKMDCVSDAIALVKAMNAERWVGFNDGNLNYMKEVKRLAIDIPVFWDRGADTDIDEDIRIAKQYGFESLVLHHSGVTPEKVRKIQAAGIETGAWTVNDRALVVKLLGMGVERLYTDHPGMLLRTSVRD
- a CDS encoding acetylxylan esterase, encoding MNRVWIITTVVGLFSCIDMAADEPKVPTTVKELFADFDPRTDPLDTRVVREWEKDAVVYRYITFHIGSFKGQPARMAAFFAFPEGAEKRPGLLHLHGGGQRAFLHEVEFYAKRGYACLSINWGGREMEEAKEGDPNTDWGAVDPTQQNVPGYFNLKTGKNYLDPVDSPRNNNWYLLTLGARRGLTFLEQQTEVDPDKLGVYGHSMGGNLTIYVAGTDDRVKAAVPSVGGSGFRTQPWPLLPKQRKQTPNGDVGLYNATIGFESYASLIRAPLLWLGATNDFHGIMDDTYRTGELIPHENVRYAFTPHMNHRFTPEFAVARPLWIDQFLKETFKFPKTPESNLMLTTDDGIPVLRISPDTSLPIDRVQLLYSLDPDPQARFWRTAEATNDESVWTAKLPILSVKQPLFAYANIYYRIPVSPAAPQSEPTDRLAISSMLHTATPDDLRRAETKATDTRSSLIDDFSHGWQDWYKLSANNRHHWEYSTRKLSDPRWQGQSNQKLVLEAQAEYENELVIVLTENFFRSYRGNSQEFVAVIRLRGGKPETLSLLPDAFTATTGQKLSSWKNIDLLSLRAYFEKDGKLFGSKSWKGQQPKVQRLYLQESENR